A section of the Streptomyces sp. NBC_01591 genome encodes:
- a CDS encoding vitamin B12-dependent ribonucleotide reductase: protein MTETASGPARGSRAKGSKSSKGLRIERIHTTPGVHPYDEVAWERRDVVMTNWRDGSINFEQRGVEFPDFWSVNAVNIVTSKYFRGAVGTPQRETGLRQLIDRIVKTYRKAGEDHGYFASPADAEIFEHELAYALLHQIFSFNSPVWFNVGTPQPQQVSACFILSVDDSMESILDWYKEEGMIFKGGSGAGLNLSRIRSSKELLSSGGNASGPVSFMRGADASAGTIKSGGATRRAAKMVILDVDHPDIENFIETKVKEEEKIRALRDAGFDMDLGGDDITSVQYQNANNSVRVNDEFMKAVESGGKFGLRARMTGDVIEEVEAKSLFRKMAEAAWACADPGIQYDDTINAWHTCPESGRINGSNPCSEYMHLDNTSCNLASLNLMKFLKDDGKGNQSFESERFAKVVELVITAMDISICFADFPTQKIGENTRAFRQLGIGYANLGALLMATGHAYDSDGGRALAGAITSLMTGTSYKRSAELAAVVGAYDGYARNAEPHQRVMKQHADANAAAVHMDDLDNPIWAAATEAWQDVIRLGAKNGFRNAQASVIAPTGTIGLAMSCDTTGLEPDLALVKFKKLVGGGSMQIVNGTVPQALRRLGYQEEQIEAIVDHIAEHGNVIDAPGLKTEHYEVFDCAMGERSISAMGHVRMMAAIQPWISGALSKTVNLPETATVEDVEEVYFEAWKMGVKALAIYRDNCKVGQPLSAKTKEKKKAEVTAKAEETIRTAVEKVVEYRPVRKRLPKGRPGITTSFTVGGAEGYMTANSYPDDGLGEVFLKMSKQGSTLAGMMDAFSIAVSVGLQYGVPLETYVSKFTNMRFEPAGMTDDPDVRMAQSIVDYIFRRLALDFLPFETRSALGIHSAEERQRHLDTGSYEPSIEDEELDIEALAQSAPVRTEPLKAVAAVQEAEKPAPKTAHTSAELVEMQLGISADAPLCFSCGTKMQRAGSCYICEGCGSTSGCS, encoded by the coding sequence ATGACAGAGACGGCGAGCGGCCCGGCACGAGGTTCCCGAGCCAAGGGATCCAAGTCGAGCAAGGGTCTGCGTATCGAGCGCATCCACACCACTCCCGGCGTACATCCGTACGACGAGGTGGCGTGGGAGCGCCGTGACGTCGTCATGACCAACTGGCGCGACGGCTCGATCAACTTCGAGCAGCGTGGCGTCGAGTTCCCCGACTTCTGGTCGGTGAACGCGGTCAACATCGTCACCAGCAAGTACTTCCGCGGGGCCGTCGGCACCCCGCAGCGCGAGACCGGTCTGCGGCAGCTCATCGACCGGATCGTGAAGACGTACCGCAAGGCCGGCGAGGACCACGGCTACTTCGCCTCTCCCGCGGACGCCGAGATCTTCGAGCACGAGCTGGCGTACGCCCTCCTGCACCAGATCTTCAGCTTCAACTCGCCGGTCTGGTTCAACGTCGGAACGCCCCAGCCGCAGCAGGTCTCCGCCTGCTTCATCCTGTCCGTCGACGACTCCATGGAGTCGATCCTCGACTGGTACAAGGAAGAGGGCATGATCTTCAAGGGCGGCTCCGGCGCCGGCCTGAACCTCTCCCGTATCCGCTCCTCCAAGGAACTGCTGTCCTCCGGCGGCAACGCCTCCGGTCCGGTCTCCTTCATGCGCGGGGCCGACGCCTCCGCCGGAACGATCAAGTCCGGTGGCGCCACCCGGCGCGCGGCCAAGATGGTCATCCTCGACGTCGACCACCCCGACATCGAGAACTTCATCGAGACCAAGGTGAAGGAGGAGGAGAAGATCCGCGCCCTGCGCGACGCGGGCTTCGACATGGACCTGGGCGGCGACGACATCACGTCCGTCCAGTACCAGAACGCCAACAACTCGGTCCGCGTGAACGACGAGTTCATGAAGGCCGTCGAGTCCGGCGGCAAGTTCGGGCTGCGTGCCCGGATGACCGGTGACGTCATCGAAGAGGTCGAGGCCAAGTCCCTCTTCCGCAAGATGGCCGAGGCGGCCTGGGCGTGCGCCGACCCGGGTATCCAGTACGACGACACCATCAACGCCTGGCACACCTGCCCGGAGTCCGGCCGGATCAATGGCTCGAACCCGTGCTCCGAGTACATGCACCTGGACAACACCTCGTGCAACCTGGCCTCGCTGAACCTGATGAAGTTCCTCAAGGACGACGGCAAGGGCAACCAGTCCTTCGAGTCGGAGCGCTTCGCCAAGGTCGTCGAGCTGGTCATCACCGCGATGGACATCTCCATCTGCTTCGCCGACTTCCCGACCCAGAAGATCGGCGAGAACACCCGCGCCTTCCGTCAGCTCGGCATCGGTTACGCCAACCTCGGCGCCCTGCTGATGGCGACCGGCCACGCCTACGACAGCGACGGCGGCCGCGCCCTCGCCGGTGCCATCACCTCGCTGATGACCGGCACCTCGTACAAGCGCTCCGCCGAGCTCGCCGCGGTCGTCGGCGCGTACGACGGCTACGCCCGTAACGCCGAGCCGCACCAGCGCGTCATGAAGCAGCACGCCGACGCCAACGCCGCGGCCGTCCACATGGACGACCTGGACAACCCGATCTGGGCCGCCGCGACGGAGGCCTGGCAGGACGTGATCCGGCTCGGCGCGAAGAACGGTTTCCGCAACGCGCAGGCCTCGGTCATCGCGCCCACCGGCACCATCGGCCTCGCGATGTCCTGCGACACCACCGGCCTTGAGCCCGACCTCGCCCTGGTCAAGTTCAAGAAGCTGGTCGGCGGCGGCTCGATGCAGATCGTCAACGGCACCGTTCCGCAGGCCCTGCGCCGCCTGGGCTACCAGGAGGAGCAGATCGAGGCGATCGTCGATCACATCGCCGAGCACGGCAATGTGATCGACGCCCCCGGCCTGAAGACCGAGCACTACGAGGTCTTCGACTGCGCGATGGGCGAGCGTTCCATCTCCGCGATGGGTCACGTGCGCATGATGGCCGCGATCCAGCCCTGGATCTCCGGCGCGCTCTCCAAGACGGTGAACCTGCCGGAGACGGCCACCGTCGAGGACGTCGAAGAGGTCTACTTCGAGGCGTGGAAGATGGGCGTCAAGGCGCTCGCGATCTACCGTGACAACTGCAAGGTCGGCCAGCCCCTCTCCGCGAAGACCAAGGAGAAGAAGAAGGCAGAGGTCACGGCCAAGGCCGAGGAGACCATCCGTACCGCGGTCGAGAAGGTCGTCGAGTACCGGCCGGTCCGCAAGCGTCTCCCCAAGGGACGTCCCGGCATCACCACCTCCTTCACGGTGGGCGGCGCCGAGGGCTACATGACCGCCAATTCCTACCCGGACGACGGTCTCGGCGAGGTCTTCCTGAAGATGTCCAAGCAGGGCTCCACCCTCGCGGGCATGATGGACGCCTTCTCCATCGCCGTCTCGGTCGGCCTGCAGTACGGCGTCCCGCTGGAGACGTACGTCTCGAAGTTCACCAACATGCGCTTCGAGCCGGCCGGTATGACGGACGACCCGGACGTGCGGATGGCGCAGTCGATCGTCGACTACATCTTCCGCCGCCTCGCGCTGGACTTCCTGCCCTTCGAGACCCGCTCGGCGCTCGGTATCCACTCGGCCGAGGAGCGGCAGCGCCACCTCGACACGGGTTCGTACGAGCCCTCCATCGAGGACGAGGAACTGGACATCGAGGCCCTGGCCCAGTCCGCCCCGGTGCGGACGGAGCCGCTGAAGGCGGTGGCCGCGGTGCAGGAGGCGGAGAAGCCCGCCCCGAAGACCGCGCACACCTCGGCGGAGCTCGTCGAGATGCAGCTGGGCATCAGCGCGGACGCGCCGCTCTGCTTCTCCTGCGGTACGAAGATGCAGCGCGCCGGATCCTGCTACATCTGCGAGGGCTGCGGCTCGACCAGCGGTTGCAGCTGA
- a CDS encoding helix-turn-helix transcriptional regulator, whose amino-acid sequence MTSRPDEAQRLRDLARLRRVRDRMDREFAQPLDVEALARGVHMSAGHLSRAFRLAYGESPYGYLMTRRIERAMALLRRGDLSVTEVCFTVGCSSLGTFSTRFTELVGMSPSAYRREAARATAGLPSCVAKQVTRPIRNREARSPGRD is encoded by the coding sequence GTGACCAGCAGACCCGATGAGGCGCAGCGCCTGCGCGACCTTGCGCGATTGCGCCGTGTCCGTGACCGGATGGACCGGGAGTTCGCGCAGCCGCTGGATGTCGAGGCGCTTGCCCGTGGCGTGCACATGTCGGCGGGGCACCTGAGCCGCGCGTTCCGGCTGGCGTACGGCGAGTCTCCGTACGGTTACCTGATGACGCGGCGCATCGAGCGGGCGATGGCGCTGTTGCGGCGTGGCGATCTCAGCGTCACGGAGGTCTGTTTCACGGTCGGTTGCTCGTCGCTGGGCACCTTCAGTACGCGCTTCACCGAGCTGGTGGGCATGTCGCCCAGCGCCTACCGACGCGAGGCCGCGCGGGCGACCGCGGGGTTGCCGTCGTGTGTGGCGAAGCAGGTCACCAGACCGATCAGGAATCGAGAAGCGCGGTCACCGGGCCGCGATTAG
- a CDS encoding VOC family protein, which translates to MDITIHASFLPHEDPDASLAFYRDILGFEIRNDVGFGGMRWITVGPVGQPGTSIVLHPPAADPGVTEDERRTITEMMAKGTYAIITLATTDLDGTFDRLQAGGAEVVQEPTEQPYGIRDCALRDPAGNLIRINELR; encoded by the coding sequence ATGGACATCACGATTCACGCGAGCTTCCTTCCGCACGAGGACCCGGACGCCTCGCTGGCCTTCTACCGCGACATCCTGGGCTTCGAGATCCGCAACGACGTCGGGTTCGGCGGGATGCGCTGGATCACGGTCGGCCCCGTCGGCCAGCCCGGCACGTCCATCGTCCTGCATCCGCCTGCCGCCGACCCCGGTGTCACCGAGGACGAGCGGCGTACCATCACCGAGATGATGGCCAAGGGCACCTACGCCATCATCACCCTGGCCACCACCGACCTCGACGGCACCTTCGACCGGCTGCAGGCCGGCGGCGCCGAGGTCGTCCAGGAGCCGACCGAGCAGCCGTACGGGATCCGCGACTGCGCCCTTCGCGACCCCGCGGGCAATCTCATCCGCATCAACGAGCTGCGCTGA
- a CDS encoding excinuclease ABC subunit UvrA — protein sequence MSMAKRTDPQSPALHAADSHDLIRVHGARVNNLKDVSIEIPKRRLTVFTGVSGSGKSSLVFGTIAAESQRLINETYSAFVQGFMPTLARPEVDVLDGLTTVITVDQQRLGADPRSTVGTATDANAMLRILFSRLGKPYIGSPQAFSFNVASVQASGAFKVDRGADKTKTVKRTFTRTGGMCTRCEGRGTVSDIDLTQLYDDSKSLSEGAFTIPGWKSDSFWTVRVYAESGLLDPDKPIRRFTKKEMQDFLYREPTKVKVEGVNLTYEGLIPKIQKSFLSKDKEALQPHIREFVERAVTFTTCPECEGSRLSEEARSSKIKKMSIADACAMQINDLAEWVRGLDDPSVAPLLAALQRTLDSFVEIGLGYLSLDRPSGTLSGGEAQRVKMIRHLGSSLTDVTYVFDEPTIGLHPHDIQRMNGLLLRLRDKGNTVLVVEHKPQTIAIADHVVDLGPGAGTAGGAVCFEGTVEGLRAGDTVTGRHLDDRAAVKDTVRKATGALEVRGARAHNLQGVDVDIPLGVLTVITGVAGSGKSSLVHGSIPAGAEVVSVDQGAIRGSRRSNPATYTGLLDPIRKAFAKANGVKPALFSSNSEGACPTCNGAGVIYTDLAMMAGVSTTCEECEGKRFEASVLDYHFGGRDISEVLAMSVTEAEEFFGAGEARTPAAHKILERLVDVGLGYLSLGQPLTTLSGGERQRLKLATHMAEKGGVYVLDEPTTGLHLADVEQLLGLLDRLVDSGKSVIVVEHHQAVMAHADWVIDLGPGAGHDGGRIVFEGTPADLVAARSTLTGEHLAAYVGS from the coding sequence ATGAGCATGGCCAAGAGGACGGACCCGCAGTCGCCTGCGCTGCACGCTGCCGACAGCCACGATCTGATCCGCGTGCACGGCGCGCGCGTGAACAACCTCAAGGACGTCAGCATCGAGATCCCGAAGCGCCGGCTGACGGTGTTCACCGGCGTCTCCGGTTCGGGCAAGAGCTCGCTGGTGTTCGGCACCATCGCCGCCGAGTCGCAGCGGCTGATCAACGAGACGTACAGCGCCTTCGTGCAGGGCTTCATGCCGACTCTCGCGCGCCCCGAGGTCGACGTGCTCGACGGCCTGACCACCGTGATCACCGTCGACCAGCAGCGTCTCGGCGCCGACCCCCGCTCCACGGTCGGCACCGCCACCGACGCCAACGCGATGCTGCGCATCCTCTTCAGCCGGCTGGGCAAGCCGTACATCGGATCGCCCCAGGCGTTCTCCTTCAACGTCGCCTCGGTCCAGGCGAGCGGCGCGTTCAAGGTCGACCGCGGTGCCGACAAGACCAAGACCGTCAAGCGGACCTTCACCCGCACCGGCGGCATGTGTACGCGCTGCGAAGGCCGGGGCACGGTCTCGGACATCGACCTCACCCAGCTCTACGACGACTCCAAGTCGCTCTCCGAGGGCGCGTTCACCATCCCCGGCTGGAAGTCGGACAGCTTCTGGACCGTGCGGGTCTACGCGGAGTCCGGCCTCCTCGACCCGGACAAGCCGATCCGCAGGTTCACCAAGAAGGAGATGCAGGACTTCCTCTACCGGGAGCCGACCAAGGTGAAGGTCGAGGGGGTCAACCTCACCTACGAGGGGCTGATCCCCAAGATCCAGAAGTCGTTCCTGTCCAAGGACAAGGAGGCGCTGCAGCCGCACATCCGGGAGTTCGTGGAGCGGGCGGTCACCTTCACCACCTGCCCCGAGTGCGAAGGCAGCCGACTCAGCGAAGAAGCCCGGTCGTCGAAGATCAAGAAGATGAGCATCGCCGACGCCTGCGCAATGCAGATCAACGACCTGGCCGAGTGGGTGCGCGGCCTGGACGATCCGTCGGTGGCCCCGCTGCTCGCCGCGCTGCAACGGACCCTCGACTCGTTCGTGGAGATCGGTCTCGGCTACCTCTCGCTCGACCGGCCGTCGGGCACGCTGTCGGGCGGCGAGGCACAGCGCGTCAAGATGATCCGCCACCTCGGCTCCTCGCTCACCGACGTCACCTATGTCTTCGACGAGCCCACCATCGGCCTGCACCCCCATGACATCCAGCGGATGAACGGCCTGCTGCTGCGGCTGCGGGACAAGGGCAACACGGTGCTCGTCGTGGAGCACAAGCCGCAGACGATCGCGATCGCCGACCATGTCGTCGACCTCGGACCCGGCGCGGGTACGGCGGGGGGCGCCGTCTGCTTCGAGGGCACCGTCGAGGGGTTGCGGGCCGGCGACACCGTCACCGGCCGCCATCTCGACGACCGGGCGGCCGTGAAGGACACGGTACGCAAGGCCACCGGGGCGCTGGAGGTTCGCGGCGCCAGGGCACACAACCTGCAGGGCGTCGACGTCGACATCCCGCTCGGGGTGCTGACCGTCATCACCGGTGTCGCGGGCTCCGGCAAGAGCTCTCTCGTGCACGGGTCGATCCCCGCGGGCGCGGAGGTGGTGTCGGTCGACCAGGGCGCCATCCGCGGGTCGCGGCGAAGCAACCCGGCGACGTACACCGGGCTGCTCGACCCGATCCGCAAGGCGTTCGCGAAGGCCAACGGCGTGAAGCCGGCGCTGTTCAGCTCCAACTCCGAGGGCGCCTGTCCGACTTGCAACGGTGCCGGTGTCATCTACACCGATCTGGCGATGATGGCGGGCGTCTCCACCACCTGCGAGGAGTGCGAGGGGAAGCGGTTCGAGGCGTCGGTGCTCGACTACCACTTCGGCGGCCGGGACATCAGCGAGGTGCTCGCCATGTCGGTGACCGAGGCCGAGGAGTTCTTCGGCGCCGGCGAGGCGCGCACACCGGCCGCGCACAAGATTCTGGAGCGGCTCGTCGATGTCGGCCTCGGCTACCTCAGCCTCGGCCAGCCGCTGACCACGCTGTCCGGCGGCGAGCGTCAGCGGCTCAAGCTGGCGACCCACATGGCCGAGAAGGGCGGTGTGTACGTCCTCGACGAGCCGACCACCGGCCTCCACCTCGCCGACGTCGAGCAACTGCTCGGCCTGCTCGACCGGCTCGTCGACTCCGGCAAGTCGGTGATCGTCGTCGAGCACCACCAGGCGGTCATGGCGCACGCCGACTGGGTCATCGACCTGGGCCCCGGTGCCGGTCACGACGGCGGCCGGATCGTCTTCGAGGGCACACCCGCCGACCTCGTCGCCGCCCGCTCCACCCTCACCGGCGAGCACCTCGCGGCCTACGTCGGCTCCTGA
- a CDS encoding TerD family protein: MSTPNKDIDKVEVRLKWDPSPQGAPAHDLDIIAATYLAEAPYGSPAYLVHFDSRSPDGTITLNRDSRTGQGFGFDEVMTLELNRLSTAYTRVVVGVAIQQRDGRSTFAEIANTGVQVREGYTNLAEDDFSAVGAATAATVAEFVRGASGAWEFHGTVRGFDGDPDSFAGTMGSRTPGM; this comes from the coding sequence ATGAGCACGCCCAACAAGGACATCGACAAGGTCGAAGTCAGACTCAAATGGGATCCCAGCCCTCAGGGCGCACCGGCCCACGACCTCGACATCATCGCGGCGACCTACCTCGCCGAAGCACCGTACGGCAGCCCCGCGTACCTCGTGCACTTCGACAGCCGCTCGCCGGACGGCACCATCACCCTCAACCGCGACAGCAGGACCGGCCAGGGCTTCGGCTTCGACGAGGTGATGACGCTGGAACTGAACCGGTTGTCGACCGCGTACACCCGGGTCGTCGTCGGGGTCGCCATCCAGCAGCGCGACGGCCGCAGCACATTCGCCGAGATAGCGAACACCGGTGTTCAGGTCCGGGAGGGCTACACGAACCTGGCGGAGGACGACTTCTCCGCGGTCGGCGCGGCCACCGCGGCCACCGTGGCCGAATTCGTCCGGGGCGCCTCCGGGGCCTGGGAGTTCCACGGTACGGTCCGGGGCTTCGACGGCGACCCCGACTCGTTCGCCGGAACGATGGGAAGCCGTACACCCGGCATGTGA
- a CDS encoding DUF1152 domain-containing protein: MVSLHTNPLFARLESAECVLVAGAGGGFDIYAGLPVALSLFHQGKHVQLANLSFSALEGLPLDSWLAPDVAAIGPETALHQAYFPERTLAQWLDLHGYPNTVHAFSRVGVQPLRAAYRALIEKYDIDAVILVDGGTDILMRGDESGLGTPEEDLTSVAALASIDVPERLVVSIGFGIDAYHGVSHGLVLENIAALERDGSCLGAFSVSRTTREGALFVDAVAHAQHHTPDHPSIVNGSIAAAVQGAFGDVRFTSRTRGSELFINPLMTICFAFELDGVARNCLYLDRIEDTHLIRQVSSAIENFRDEVRQRPPRRIPH, encoded by the coding sequence ATGGTCTCGCTGCACACCAACCCCCTGTTCGCCCGGCTCGAATCCGCGGAATGTGTCCTCGTCGCAGGCGCCGGCGGCGGCTTCGACATCTACGCGGGACTCCCCGTCGCGCTCTCCCTGTTCCACCAGGGCAAGCACGTACAGCTCGCCAATCTGTCGTTCAGCGCACTCGAAGGACTGCCTCTCGATTCCTGGCTCGCCCCGGACGTCGCCGCCATCGGCCCCGAAACGGCCCTCCACCAGGCGTACTTCCCGGAACGCACGCTCGCCCAGTGGCTCGATCTGCACGGCTACCCGAACACGGTCCACGCCTTCTCCCGGGTGGGCGTACAACCGCTGCGCGCCGCCTACCGGGCGTTGATCGAGAAGTACGACATCGACGCGGTCATCCTGGTCGACGGCGGTACGGACATCCTGATGCGCGGCGACGAGTCCGGCCTCGGCACCCCGGAGGAGGACCTGACCAGCGTGGCCGCGCTCGCCTCGATCGACGTACCCGAACGCCTCGTTGTGTCCATCGGCTTCGGCATCGACGCGTACCACGGGGTGAGCCACGGCCTCGTACTGGAGAACATCGCCGCACTCGAACGCGACGGTTCCTGCCTCGGTGCGTTCTCCGTATCCCGTACGACACGTGAAGGCGCGCTCTTCGTCGATGCCGTGGCGCACGCCCAGCACCACACGCCCGACCACCCCAGCATCGTGAACGGGTCGATCGCCGCTGCCGTCCAAGGGGCCTTCGGGGACGTCCGGTTCACCTCGCGCACCCGTGGCAGCGAGCTGTTCATCAACCCTCTGATGACGATCTGCTTCGCCTTCGAACTCGACGGAGTGGCCCGCAACTGTCTCTATCTCGACCGCATCGAGGACACCCACCTGATCCGTCAGGTCAGCAGCGCCATCGAGAACTTCCGGGACGAGGTCCGGCAGCGGCCGCCGCGCCGCATACCGCACTGA
- a CDS encoding YdbC family protein: protein MLVKWIRCTVVDRRGFERGQRKWAELPGEPGFRGQGGGWSRGRPDVAHVFAFWENRVFYDSFMARAHDGLAAAQSGTYSGIQVKLFEHRFDVKTGFEPRFTDADVVRVAHSKVREDRVEHFALMQERVWNPAMAGSPGMLRGVFGEAPGHEFLVLSMWQSSAERGKYRAGSIDRLTQRAQTEDDVAELAGDVVQLEPSWTV, encoded by the coding sequence GTGCTGGTCAAGTGGATTCGTTGCACCGTGGTGGACCGTCGAGGTTTTGAGCGGGGGCAGCGGAAGTGGGCGGAGCTGCCGGGTGAGCCCGGATTCAGGGGGCAGGGCGGCGGGTGGAGCCGAGGGCGTCCGGACGTGGCGCACGTCTTCGCCTTCTGGGAGAACCGCGTCTTCTACGACTCGTTCATGGCGCGCGCGCACGACGGCCTGGCTGCCGCGCAGTCCGGTACGTACAGCGGTATCCAGGTCAAGCTGTTCGAGCACCGCTTCGATGTGAAGACGGGCTTCGAGCCGCGCTTCACCGACGCGGATGTGGTCCGGGTGGCGCACAGCAAGGTGCGCGAGGACCGGGTGGAGCACTTCGCGTTGATGCAGGAGCGGGTGTGGAATCCGGCGATGGCCGGATCGCCCGGCATGCTGCGAGGGGTGTTCGGGGAGGCGCCGGGGCACGAGTTTCTCGTGTTGTCCATGTGGCAGTCGAGCGCCGAACGCGGCAAGTATCGGGCGGGGAGCATCGACCGGCTGACGCAGCGGGCGCAGACCGAGGACGACGTGGCGGAGCTGGCGGGGGACGTCGTGCAGCTGGAGCCGTCGTGGACGGTGTGA
- a CDS encoding TetR/AcrR family transcriptional regulator, with protein MTGQRTAPETDLPTPPLAPGTRRPGGRTARTRAAVRDAVLNGLVEHGYPALTVEYVAEHSGIHKTTLYRRWGNLEGLLVDALDLAGEDTWTPPDTGSLEGDLRALAHTTASSFEDPAAAAAPTAFIAAAFQSERAAEALNAFYAKRFDRCEAIVARAVSRNELDRHTDAGALIRAVVSPLFLRLFITREPVDGTLADQSADAALAAARAGVFNTPTESA; from the coding sequence TTGACTGGGCAGAGAACCGCACCGGAGACCGACCTGCCGACACCCCCGCTCGCCCCCGGCACCCGTCGCCCGGGCGGCAGAACGGCCCGCACCCGAGCGGCGGTCCGTGATGCCGTCCTCAACGGCCTGGTGGAGCACGGCTATCCGGCTCTCACCGTCGAATACGTCGCGGAGCATTCCGGCATCCACAAGACCACTCTCTACCGCCGCTGGGGAAACCTCGAAGGGCTCCTCGTGGACGCCCTGGACCTGGCCGGAGAGGACACCTGGACACCGCCCGACACCGGAAGCCTGGAAGGCGATCTGCGCGCGCTGGCGCACACGACGGCCTCCTCCTTCGAGGACCCCGCCGCAGCTGCCGCACCGACCGCTTTCATCGCGGCGGCCTTCCAGTCCGAACGGGCCGCGGAGGCGCTGAACGCCTTCTACGCAAAGCGGTTCGACCGCTGCGAGGCCATCGTCGCGCGCGCCGTCTCCCGGAACGAACTGGACCGGCACACGGACGCGGGAGCCCTCATCAGGGCCGTGGTCTCGCCCCTGTTCCTCAGACTGTTCATCACCCGCGAACCCGTGGACGGGACGCTGGCCGACCAGTCCGCCGACGCGGCGCTGGCAGCCGCCCGCGCCGGGGTCTTCAACACCCCGACCGAATCCGCCTGA
- a CDS encoding ABC-F family ATP-binding cassette domain-containing protein, with the protein MPTQISLRGVTMSRGDRLLLDDVSLTVRPGERIGLVGENGAGKTTLLRLLAGLEQPDSGSVFTVADRGTGLLAQTPRLPPDSTVQDAIDDALAELRAMERKLREAEADLGAADGAALAAYGDLLTAFELRGGYEADARVDKAMHGLGLAHTGPARKLGSLSGGEQARLGLACLIAASPEVMLLDEPTNHLDGTALDWLESALRSHPGTVIAVSHDRIFLEQVATAVLEVDADRRTVVRYGGGYAGFRAEQSAARQRWEQSHAQWCEETAQLEEYTATTAHGVAIGRAIKDNNKMAYDRAAGRVQASVSGRVRNARKRLERLRAHPVPRPPDPLRFAALPTAGATEGELVSLTGIRVGDRLAVDRLSVAAAGRLLIHGGNGAGKSTLLRVMAGVLEPDAGRVVRRGGIGYLAQEIPEHRPTESVLTEFGRGLPLTDDEQAELLLSYGLFRSRDLRVPVGSLSAGQRRRLALARLLARPADLLLLDEPANHLALGLVQELEEALAHWQGALVVVSHDRLLHRRFTGDIRRMESGQLLE; encoded by the coding sequence TTGCCCACACAGATCTCCCTGCGCGGCGTGACCATGTCCCGCGGTGACAGGCTGTTGCTCGACGATGTCTCGCTGACCGTGCGCCCGGGCGAGCGGATCGGCCTCGTGGGGGAGAACGGCGCGGGGAAGACGACCTTGCTCCGGCTCCTCGCGGGGCTCGAACAGCCCGATTCCGGGAGTGTGTTCACGGTCGCCGACCGCGGCACGGGCCTGCTTGCCCAGACACCGCGGCTGCCGCCCGACAGTACGGTCCAGGACGCGATCGACGACGCGCTGGCGGAACTACGAGCGATGGAACGGAAGTTGCGGGAGGCCGAAGCGGATCTCGGCGCGGCCGACGGTGCCGCGCTCGCCGCCTACGGGGACCTGCTCACCGCGTTCGAGCTGCGCGGGGGATACGAGGCGGACGCACGCGTCGACAAGGCGATGCACGGCCTCGGCCTCGCGCACACAGGACCGGCCAGGAAGCTCGGCAGTCTCTCCGGCGGCGAGCAGGCAAGACTGGGTCTTGCCTGCCTGATCGCGGCAAGCCCCGAGGTCATGCTGCTCGACGAACCCACCAACCACCTGGACGGAACCGCGCTCGACTGGCTGGAGAGCGCCCTGCGGTCCCATCCCGGCACGGTGATCGCCGTGTCCCACGACCGGATCTTCCTGGAGCAGGTCGCCACCGCTGTGCTGGAGGTCGACGCAGACCGGCGGACGGTCGTGCGCTACGGCGGTGGCTACGCGGGATTCCGGGCCGAGCAGAGCGCCGCACGGCAGCGCTGGGAGCAGTCCCACGCCCAGTGGTGCGAGGAAACCGCGCAACTGGAGGAGTACACGGCGACCACCGCCCATGGCGTCGCGATCGGCCGCGCCATCAAGGACAACAACAAAATGGCGTACGACCGGGCTGCGGGCCGCGTCCAGGCCTCCGTGTCCGGCCGGGTCCGCAACGCTCGCAAGCGACTGGAGCGGCTGAGGGCACATCCCGTCCCCAGGCCGCCGGACCCCCTGCGCTTCGCCGCTCTGCCCACGGCCGGCGCGACCGAGGGAGAGCTGGTGTCCCTGACCGGCATACGGGTCGGCGACCGGCTCGCAGTAGACCGGCTCTCCGTGGCGGCAGCCGGCAGACTGCTGATCCACGGCGGCAACGGGGCAGGGAAGTCCACTCTGCTCCGAGTCATGGCGGGCGTGCTCGAACCGGACGCGGGCCGCGTGGTCCGGCGGGGCGGGATCGGCTACCTCGCCCAGGAGATACCGGAGCACCGCCCGACGGAGTCCGTGCTCACGGAATTCGGCCGAGGACTGCCGCTCACCGACGACGAACAGGCGGAACTGCTGCTCTCGTACGGGCTGTTCCGTTCCCGGGACCTCCGGGTGCCGGTCGGATCGCTTTCGGCGGGACAGCGCAGACGGCTCGCCCTCGCCCGTCTCCTGGCCCGGCCCGCAGATCTGCTGCTGCTCGACGAACCGGCGAATCACCTGGCACTCGGACTCGTACAGGAACTGGAGGAAGCGCTGGCCCACTGGCAGGGCGCGCTGGTCGTGGTCTCGCACGACCGGCTGCTGCACCGCCGCTTCACCGGCGACATCCGTCGGATGGAGTCCGGACAATTGCTCGAATGA